The nucleotide sequence TTACACTCCCCAAGCTATATTAAATCCTTACACATTACATTCTGGAATATATTAtacatgaaaaacatcccaataTCAGATTAGATCAGCTATATTAAATCCTTACACATTACATTCTGGAATATATTATACATGAAAACATCCCAATATCAGATTAGATCAGCTATATTAAATCCTTACACATTACATTCTGGAATATATTAtacatgaaaaacatcccaataTCAGATTAGATCAGCTATATTAAATCCTTACACATTACATTCTGGAATATATTATACATGAAAACATCCCATTATCAGATTAGATCAGCTATATTAAATCCTTACACGTTACATTCTGGAATATATTGAACATCTACGTGTAAGGATTTAATGTAGTTTGTCTAATCTGATATTTGGATGTTTTTCATGTACAGTAAAGATGCTTATTAGTGTAACTTGCAGTATTTGAGCGAAAGGCCTATCATTGCGGCCTGTGCTTGATTTTACTCTGTGTTTTGAATGTAAACACATCAGCAATTTACAATGATAAAATCACATCCATTCTAAACATAATAGTAAGTAAGCCCTTCAGGTATGCTCTTGAGGGATATACAGGATACATATTTCTTGTCTACAGTGGTAAAAAAACAATCTGGTGCCAATCTGGTGCCAATCTGGTGCCAATCTGGTGCCAATCTGGTGCCAATCTGGCCCATCAGGGGAAGCAGAGTAGCACATGGGGTCATACTATGTGTTGCAAATTGAGATCCGCACACAACGCtcattgacatcaatgcatgattTACCCAAAAGCTTGAGGTACGTCTGTGGAACTGAGGTTAAGATTCTGCTCCAGGGAGACTGTTTTCACGACCATTGAATTCCATTCCAATTGAAAGGTGTTTTTCTTATAGACTTAAGACTGATAAGCTCTTCAGGAAATTGAAAGTACCAACAGCAATATGTAAATGCTACATTCTGTTATTATGAAGACTtcatgggacagggttatagtgTGTTCAGATGGAACATTGAAATAGATACTTCAACAAATGTTTTAGTCTTGACCTTATAACACAGACTGCCGGTGCTGACATTTCTCAACAATAGACCCACAGAGATAACGATACTTAGTGACATTCTGTGAGATTTATACACATGGATGTGCATATATGAttttcatttgatcactctttttttgaaaatcttccaGAATCTCAGAAGctttgtgatttacataaattaactgaaaacccacacttacacacatattatatcaacagtattgcacttttcagtggtgtaaagtacttaagtaaaaatactttaaagtactacttaagtcgttttttgtctgtactatactttactattcatatttttgacagCTTTTACAtatacttcactacattcctaaagaaaataatatactttttactccatacattttccctgacacccaaaagtacttgttagattttgaatgcttagcaggacaggaaaatggtccaatctacggatttatcaagagaacatctctggtcatccctactgcctctaatctggaggactcactaaacacaaatgcttcgtttgtaaattatgtctgcgcattgtagtgtgcccctggctatctataAATAAAAAAAGCaagaaaattgtgccatctggtttgcttaacataagcaatttgaaattatttatacatgtacttttactttttatacttaggtatatttaaaaccaaatacttttagacttttactcaagtagtattttactgggtgactttcacttttacttgagtcattttctagacttttactcaagtatgacaattgggtactttttccaccactgacacTTTTCATGTAGATTACATTTGGGCAGCTAACAGCCTAACCACCAATCAAGCAGGATTATGGACTAAACTTTCAAATCCTGTCAATGCgggattattttgctgtgacaatatagGTCAAATTTAGATGCTACATCTGTTCCTTAGCAGTTCTTTTGTCTATTGTCTTGTGTTTCTGCCATGTGTCGGCTAGCTTCTACCCGGCCCAAGGTTGCCCTTCCCTGCACTGCTGTAGCTCTGCTTTGTTGTCAACCTTGAAAGAAGTCTGCCTCTACCTCCAGATATCAGCCTACACACATTCCTTAGAAACAACTCACTGAATCAGATAATACATCTATAGTTTTAAACACGGTTTAATTTCAATTGACCCATACATTCATGTTTTCCAAATACCAAATGTTGTGTGATTATATGAAGTATATAGACAATATAGTTAGATACTGCATCTGACAGAGTGGTTAAGTGCTGACTGGAGATAccctgtatgtgtgagagaggaggagagagagagagagagagagagagagagagagagagagaagattgtATTTATCAAACGTCATAGTATCTCTATAGAGATTGTCTATTTGTATAAGATGAAGCTCTATTCCATCTCTATTTTCAGCCTAGCCCTTTATCAAGGGAGGAGCTGTCAGATAAGGAAGAATTCCAGACctctatggagcagtgtgttagtatcatagagaatgatagaggcctctagtggccaaaaggctGTTTTAGCATGTTGAGCACCATTAAGGGCTTCCACTATTTTTccgccattttaaagtagtcaaagtAGTCAACTGGATGAGGATTCTATGGGTTGTAGCCTTAATGGCCCTGCTCATGCTGTCACAGACGCTATAAGGGCACAGATATAAAGATTAGTCTTCTATCTAGCTCTATGGTTAGTATGGCCAGGAGGGAGAGAGCACCGTCTTCTGGTCAGGAGTTGTCACTGCTTCACACTAGCATCCTCTGAGTTGATTTTCAAGACTGGATAAACTGTTTGATGTTATTCTGTGATTTTAGGTTGTTATGTAATGTTTAGGTAAGTAGTGTTTGCATTTACTTCCCAATagctctctctcaactctctccccccacccctctcatctccttccctccaaCAGAGCTGTATGATGACTTTGCTGAGGGGCGTGAGTGTGTGAACTGTGGGGCGATGTCCACCCCACTGTGGAGACGGGATGGTACGGGCCACTACCTGTGTAACGCCTGTGGACTTTACCATAAGGTGAACGGTATAAACAGACCCCTCATCAAACCCCAAAGACGGCTGGTAGGTGACAAGACAAGAGTTCATCTTCAACATATAGTACACACAAAAAGCATGACAGTAGCATTGTCTCGCtttctgtagttctctctctttccttctctcccaatCTTTCTACTCCACTTTTTCTCTCCCACCCACTCTTCTTTCTCATTATGTATGTGTGGAAATACATACTTTTTGTAAATTGGtgctattctctgtttattatctatgcatacctactttaactctacctacagttgaagtcaaaagtttacatacaccttagccaaatacatttaaactcagtttttcacaattcatgatATTTAACCCTAGTATAAATTCCCtttcttgggtcagttaggatcaccactttatattaagaatgtgaaatgtcagaataatagtagagagaattatttatttcagcttttatttctttcatcacattcccagtgggtcagaagtttacatacactcaattcgtatttggtagcattgccttaaatggtttaacttgggtcaaacgtttcaggaagccttccacaagctaccCACAAtgtgttgggtgaattttggcccattcctcctcacagagctggtgtaaccgagtcagatttgtaggcctccttgctcgcacacgttttttcagttctgcccacaaattttctataggattgaggtcagggctttgtgatggccactccaataccttgactttgatgtccttaagccattttgccacaactttggaagtatgcttggggtcattgttcatttggaagacccatttgtgaccaagctttaacttcctgactgatgtcttgagatgttgcttcaatgtatccacatactttcccaccctcatgattccatctattttgtgaagtgcaccagttcatcctgcagcaaagcaccccccacaacatgatgctgccacccccgtgcttcatagttgggagggtgttcttcagcttgcaagcctcccctttttgctccaaacataacgatggtcattatggccaaacagttcagaggacatttctccaaaaagtacgatctttgtccccatgtacagttgcaaaccgtagtctgggtttttatggcggttttggagcagtggcttcttccttgctgagcggcctttcagattatgtcgatataggactcgttttactgtgaatatagatacttttgtacctgtttcctccagcattttcacaaggtcctttgctgttgattgatttgcacatttcgcaccaaaatacgtttatctctaggacacagaacgcgtattcttcctgagcggtatgtcggctgcgtggtcccatggtgtttatacttgcgtactattgtttgtacagatgaacgtggtaccttcaggcgtttggaaattgctcccaaggatgaaccagacttgtggaggtctacattttttttcagaggtcttggctgatttcttttgatattcccatgatgtcaagcaaagaggcagtgagtttgaaggtaggccttgaaatacatccacaggtacacctctaattgacccaaattatgtcaattagcctatcagaagcttctaaagccatgccatcattttctggaattttccaagctgtttaaaggcacagtcaacttagtgtatgtacatttctgacccactggaattgtgatacagtgtaaACAATTGTCGGAAATAGTAgagcaagaaatttgtggagtggctgaaaaacgagttttaatgactccaacctaacctacaaacttccgactttaactgtacatgtacatattacctcaattacattgactctgtactccccgTATAcagttgtattctgcgcatgtgacaaataacatttgatttgatttgattttatgtgGTGGATTTCATCtgattcaccctctctctgtctctctctctgtctctttctctttctctctctctttctttctctctctctctctatctcgctctctttctctctgtttctctctgtttctctctctgtctctctccatctctatatctcactctctcgctgttgctctctctctctttctctccccctctctcactctctctcactctctctgtgtgtttcagtctgCGTCTCGAAGAGTGGGTCTGTTGTGCACTAActgccacaccaccaccaccacactgtgGAGACGCAACGCAGAGGGAGAGCCTGTCTGCAACGCCTGTGGTCTCTACATGAAACTACATGGGGTTCCTCGCCCCCTAGCCATGAAGAAGGAGGGGATTCAGACCCGCAAACGCAAACCCAAGAACCTCAACAAGTCCAAACCTGgtccgtttgtgtgtgtgtgtgaatgtgtgtgtgtgtgtgtgcttgtgtgtgtgtgtgtctgtgtgtgtaaagtaaccctggtctctgtgttgtagggaCTCCAGGCATGGATGGCCACACTCCCAGCAGCACTCCCAGTGCTCCTTGTAACTCAGAGGAGCCTCGCCAGATAAAGACAGAACCAGAGGCACTCAGCCTGTActcacaccaccacaacacacacacacaggttagtcaatgaactctcacacacacacacacacacacacacacacacacacacacacacacacacacacacacacacacacacacacacacacacacacacacacacacacacacacacacacacacacacacacacacacacacacacacacacacacacacacacacgcacgcacacgcacacacacaaacacacaaacacacacacaaagctcttAACCCACCTGTCTTCCTGTCCCTCCAGGTTTCGGGCATCCCAGCGTATATAAATGCCCAGGGTGGGGCCCTGCCCCTCAAGCTGTCCCCTGGGGGGCACGGTGGGTCCTCTGGCTCCAAGAACGAGCCCTGGAACAGCCTGATCCTGGCCTAAGACAGAGAGGACCACCGCTGACTTCTCACACCGAGCTACACACAGCACAGCTACTGTACCTGCCTTTCTGAGCTCCGGCACTAAGTTAGGTCtggagcacagacacacagaaccaGCCGGCATAGAAAGATGGGAATTAAACACATAAGGAGAACTGTTCAGGTGGAGAAATCTATATCTAGAGAACCAATGAcaaaaagaagagagaaaaagtAAAGCACACATAGCAGGCCTTGATCGCACTCCCTCAATTACCCTGTGCTCACAGGAACCTCCAATGTGCGAGGGATAATATAGGACAAGACAAAAACAATCCTCTGTTTATTCAAAGTGATTTGATTTCCTTTTACCCACTTGCCGGACGTCACTGTTGAATGAACTCCATGGACTTCATCACTCTGTACAGTGTGATTGCCTACTGCAAAACCAATGCTGTCAATTATTTTCACCTTTTCCTAATGTATTATTACTAGCTACTATGACATTTGCATCCTAGTCATCTTCACTGGGACTTTTTGCTTTGATCTTGTGTATGACAAAACTATTatttgattaaaaaatatatactgtcaTCTCTTACTGATAAACTACCTAGCCTGGCTACTAAGCTGCTTGTGATGAATGGGACATGGATTTAGTGGCACATTACCACCCTCTGTAGATCATAGTGAAATTGTGCACCCATGAAAGGGGCAGAGTGTGTTCCTACAAGCAAGAACTCTAAAAGATTATCCTTCCCCAAAATAATTGTAGTAATCTCTGATATTTCCATGTCTGTTTATTTCAGTGTAATTGGGTAGGTTCTATACCCTGGTATTTGTTCTActgaaaacaaaaacaatatttCATTCAAGAAACAAGCATTTAGAAGCAAATACTGATATCAAAACATATACTTTAACTATAAAATGTTATGCCTTAATTTGCTTGTATATTGCAGGGGGTAAACACACATTTGGTATGGAAATAGAGGAGCATTGTCACCTGTAATTGACCGTGAAAATATGAACATACATTTCTATGTAAAGACTTCACTCCAGTATAATTGTATAATACACCATTGTGATATACTGTAAGTTACCCTTGAGAagccctactacacagtgagagATGGCACCTGTATCTCCATGAGCTCTATGTGCACTAACTAACACTGTACTTGATGCCCTTCCTTAGTGTGCACCTGTAGCTATACTGAGGAATGTAATAAAGACAAGCAATTTTGACACATCATTGTTATTATACATATTACATTCAAAAGGAAAATCACTCTTTCTCAACAAAATGACGAGAGGACAAATAGGCAGACAGATAGAATGTGTTGTGCATTGTGTTTCAACAAGTCAAGGGCCAATATCCCTGCTGAAGCAAAGAGCAATTCAAGGGACAATGGTGAAAACTTCTCAAGCCTGATCTGGAAACTTCATCTGACCAATCTGTATGTAGTCTTTGGTAAGAGCGGTgacatccttgatgaaaagctGGACAACCTCCCTGTTGAAGTTTTTTATTAATCTCTCCCTGAGAAGATCAGCATATTGGTCCTGTACCATGACTCTCCAGCACTGCTCAAATGACAGTCTAAGTTTAGTACGATCCGAGTCACATATTTCTGGGTCGAAACTGTAATCAAGGGCAAATGCCTTCCCTTTCTCTAGATACTCCTCTAAACACTCTTTTTCATCTACAAGAGAGGGGTGCACAGCCTCAAGCATAGTGGTTATTTCCTGTGTCAAGACCTCACTCTCGTCTTGAAAACCTGATGTTGAAATTACACAGATCTTTTTGAAATAGGGTTTTCTGCCCTTTTGTGGAGTAGTGTTATCTAGATGGAATGTAAAATTCCTGTTTTCCTGGCTCAGCCATCTTTTGATAGTCAAGAACAGAATTTCACATAATGGGACTAGATTATTTCCAGGATTTTTAAAAATCCTATTCAGGTAGTTTTCATAATCATGACTTCCAAATAATAGCTCGAACTGGGCATAACTGACATCTTTGAATACATTCTCTTTGGTTCCCTTGAAGCCCCAACACTTTCTGTAGCCAATAGAAGTCCTAACCCCATGGTGGGTGTACCATTCAAAAGCCTTCCGCGTTAGATTTAGCATACATGGCTCAATGGTTCTTGCCAAACAGGGGCTGTTCAAGGTGAATACATACACATTCCAGTCTTCAGAAACATCCTCAGATTCAAGGAGTTCTTGAGTTTGTTTGATGATAATATCTTCGCTGTGTTGTCCATTGTTATAATTGGGGTAGTAGGGTCCATACATGATGACCTCCTCTGGTTTCTCTAGAACCGCCCATGAATGCTGCTTATCCTCTGGTCCACattcctctgtgatgtcattataaaATCCCACAAACTTCTTGTTGATGGAATCTTCGAGGAAAACGTCATTGACATCATCTCCAGACTTGATATGCTCTAAAACCCTGTTGACAGAGTTCTGTGGGTCGGCCCAGGAATGTAGCCTGTTTAAAGATGATTTGCCATTGGATTTCAAGTACTCGGTCTCTCCATTTAAATAAACGCCAgcccctcccagc is from Oncorhynchus gorbuscha isolate QuinsamMale2020 ecotype Even-year linkage group LG14, OgorEven_v1.0, whole genome shotgun sequence and encodes:
- the gata4 gene encoding transcription factor GATA-4 codes for the protein MYQGLAMTTNHGPSTYEPSFLHNASPTTSPVYVPTTRVTPMIPTLPYLQTHGSSQQSNPVSGHSAWAQPGSESVPSYNTGNAHHPPVSPRFSFSTSPPLSSGVAVARETNTFTSPLNISTNGRDHYGTRSLGGSYHSPYPAYMSPNMGGTWATSPFDSSVLHSLQSGGQTRHPNLELYDDFAEGRECVNCGAMSTPLWRRDGTGHYLCNACGLYHKVNGINRPLIKPQRRLSASRRVGLLCTNCHTTTTTLWRRNAEGEPVCNACGLYMKLHGVPRPLAMKKEGIQTRKRKPKNLNKSKPGTPGMDGHTPSSTPSAPCNSEEPRQIKTEPEALSLYSHHHNTHTQVSGIPAYINAQGGALPLKLSPGGHGGSSGSKNEPWNSLILA